Proteins encoded in a region of the Thermococcus sp. genome:
- a CDS encoding KH domain-containing protein produces the protein MKAPICEVCLKTDDILCPADEKKLQEGIISELDVKVARLLYKLLGDVDIEFKKAVEAGDLIVIVVGEGDVPITIGKGGKNIKTLIRELGKRVRVIEGMKAESTDELKKLASDLLYPAGVFGVNVVYRPGGETYYKVLVFGRDRKKLPEKPEILESVLSQIVGKEVKISFV, from the coding sequence GTGAAGGCGCCAATCTGTGAGGTTTGTCTCAAGACCGACGACATTCTTTGCCCCGCTGATGAAAAGAAACTTCAAGAGGGTATAATCTCCGAGCTGGACGTTAAGGTCGCACGCTTACTCTACAAGCTTCTTGGAGATGTGGACATCGAGTTTAAGAAGGCCGTCGAGGCTGGAGATCTTATCGTCATAGTCGTTGGCGAGGGAGACGTACCCATAACCATAGGCAAGGGCGGAAAGAACATAAAGACCCTCATTAGGGAGCTTGGTAAGCGCGTCAGGGTCATCGAGGGCATGAAGGCTGAGAGCACCGATGAACTCAAGAAGCTCGCCTCCGACCTGCTTTATCCCGCCGGCGTTTTCGGCGTTAACGTCGTTTACAGGCCCGGTGGCGAGACCTACTATAAAGTCCTCGTCTTCGGCAGGGACAGGAAGAAGCTCCCGGAGAAGCCGGAAATCCTTGAGA